Proteins encoded by one window of Chrysemys picta bellii isolate R12L10 chromosome 10, ASM1138683v2, whole genome shotgun sequence:
- the LOC135973796 gene encoding fibrinogen-like protein 1-like protein isoform X2: MMALLCVAPVQGNGALAHKKVERGFPKDCSNIPKDSPSGVHVLQPAGSPPRVVWCDMDTEGKGWTIVQRNSYNTEITWKESWSTYKYGFGNVQQDYWLGNEYLSLLTRQNIYKVRFVVEDKSNNTRYAEYDIFSVEDEPSGYPLRLGRYSGDGEDYLTTYHSALGSIHDNMKFGTTDKDQDQTSGNCASSYGG; encoded by the exons atgatggcgctcctttgcgtagcccccgtgcagggcaacggggccctggcccacaagaaggtcgagaggg ggttccccaaagactgcagcaacattcccaaggacagccccagcggggtccatgtcctccagccggcaggctctccccctcgagtggtgtggtgtgacatggacaccgaaggcaaaggctggaccattgtccagagaaattcttacaacacagagatcacctggaaggagtcctggagcacctacaagtacggctttgggaacgtgcagcaggattactggctgggcaacgagtacctgtccctgctcacgcggcagaacatctacaaggtccgctttgtcgtggaggacaaatccaacaacacccgctacgcagagtacgacatcttcagtgtcgaggatgagccgagcgggtacccgctgaggctgggcaggtactctggggacggcgaggactatctcaccacctaccactccgccCTGGGGagcatacacgacaacatgaagttcggcacgactgacaaggatcaggaccagaccagtgggaattgcgcaagtagctatggaggctag
- the LOC135973796 gene encoding fibrinogen-like protein 1-like protein isoform X1: protein MGFQSSSLVFLSVLSMMALLCVAPVQGNGALAHKKVERGFPKDCSNIPKDSPSGVHVLQPAGSPPRVVWCDMDTEGKGWTIVQRNSYNTEITWKESWSTYKYGFGNVQQDYWLGNEYLSLLTRQNIYKVRFVVEDKSNNTRYAEYDIFSVEDEPSGYPLRLGRYSGDGEDYLTTYHSALGSIHDNMKFGTTDKDQDQTSGNCASSYGG from the exons atgg ggttccagtccagctctctcgtGTTTCTGTCTGTgctgtccatgatggcgctcctttgcgtagcccccgtgcagggcaacggggccctggcccacaagaaggtcgagaggg ggttccccaaagactgcagcaacattcccaaggacagccccagcggggtccatgtcctccagccggcaggctctccccctcgagtggtgtggtgtgacatggacaccgaaggcaaaggctggaccattgtccagagaaattcttacaacacagagatcacctggaaggagtcctggagcacctacaagtacggctttgggaacgtgcagcaggattactggctgggcaacgagtacctgtccctgctcacgcggcagaacatctacaaggtccgctttgtcgtggaggacaaatccaacaacacccgctacgcagagtacgacatcttcagtgtcgaggatgagccgagcgggtacccgctgaggctgggcaggtactctggggacggcgaggactatctcaccacctaccactccgccCTGGGGagcatacacgacaacatgaagttcggcacgactgacaaggatcaggaccagaccagtgggaattgcgcaagtagctatggaggctag